One Succinivibrio dextrinosolvens DNA window includes the following coding sequences:
- a CDS encoding Mu transposase domain-containing protein, giving the protein MRKCGVSVNPNNPYKPNEKTAVETEVNLIQSRCLTRMDEGILYLDEANIDLMKKVNEYINSAPFRREKFSPRKVLFERYEKPASRPLEMILPPFTDYIPSLVIYKDYHVEIYENFYSVPYKYVNKVAEAEISGGMINIWLNHKMIASHVRISGTGQYITKQEHMPEAHMAVKEKELKYKTPDDIYNAARALSPDLLNFCIALLSRSDNFLDNKKGCIHLINKYRRNPNMHLIYNCAIQSLLHDPTLKPINSYVFDAAVKDVTAYADSHNGQLPIQTELQFERN; this is encoded by the coding sequence ATGCGTAAATGTGGGGTCAGTGTAAATCCAAATAATCCTTATAAACCAAACGAGAAAACCGCAGTAGAAACAGAGGTTAATCTAATTCAATCTCGATGTCTGACGCGAATGGATGAAGGAATTTTATATCTCGATGAAGCAAATATAGATCTCATGAAAAAGGTAAATGAGTACATAAACTCAGCTCCTTTTAGAAGGGAGAAATTCTCACCTAGAAAGGTTTTGTTTGAGCGATACGAAAAACCTGCTTCAAGACCTTTAGAAATGATCCTTCCTCCCTTTACTGACTATATACCATCCCTAGTCATTTACAAAGACTACCATGTAGAAATCTACGAGAATTTCTACTCAGTACCGTATAAATATGTAAATAAGGTTGCAGAAGCAGAAATCTCAGGGGGAATGATCAACATATGGTTAAATCATAAAATGATTGCAAGTCATGTCAGAATAAGTGGTACAGGTCAATATATAACAAAACAGGAACATATGCCTGAAGCCCACATGGCTGTAAAAGAAAAGGAGCTGAAATATAAAACACCAGATGATATCTACAATGCTGCGCGAGCACTGAGTCCTGATTTACTAAATTTCTGTATTGCTCTTCTTAGCAGATCAGATAACTTTTTAGACAATAAAAAGGGTTGTATCCACCTAATCAATAAATACAGACGCAATCCTAACATGCACCTTATATATAACTGTGCCATTCAGAGTCTGCTTCACGATCCTACCTTAAAACCAATAAACAGCTATGTATTTGATGCTGCTGTTAAAGATGTTACAGCTTACGCTGACAGCCATAATGGACAGTTGCCGATTCAAACGGAACTGCAATTCGAACGTAATTGA
- a CDS encoding ISAs1 family transposase yields the protein MTSTDQNAFDNTINDASFLQRIVELNLTDPRAQDRIIYPLSVICSIVILARICNCNDAREQRLFWLEKLPWLKESFYGLDDDVPSEQTLRRVVSILNTNETVNFLTNYFANHRELSEKPLGSVPLKEREVIAADGQNINATRSSKNGNDARKDSGIDIVSLHSSTYGITLSQRTVDKKNHEAEVILDMIKALNLRNAILTWDAINTRPYTVKAVVDANADFLVCLKDNQGNLIDDVKPDFNSSIWINIQGNLFRLPWSLRLMAERKAKRLQFLMPSTPSLRKCAKSGLMSIL from the coding sequence ATGACTTCAACTGACCAGAATGCTTTTGACAATACTATTAACGATGCTTCTTTTCTTCAGAGAATTGTTGAGCTGAATTTAACTGATCCTCGAGCACAGGATCGCATTATCTATCCTCTGAGTGTCATATGCTCTATAGTTATTTTAGCCAGAATATGTAACTGTAATGACGCAAGAGAACAGAGACTGTTCTGGTTAGAAAAGCTGCCTTGGCTTAAAGAAAGTTTCTATGGTTTGGATGATGACGTTCCATCAGAGCAGACCTTAAGAAGAGTAGTAAGCATTCTTAATACTAATGAAACGGTAAACTTCCTAACAAACTACTTTGCCAATCATAGAGAACTCTCAGAGAAACCATTGGGTTCAGTACCCTTAAAAGAAAGAGAGGTAATAGCAGCAGATGGACAGAATATCAATGCAACAAGATCAAGCAAAAACGGTAATGATGCACGAAAAGATTCTGGCATCGACATCGTTAGTCTGCATTCCTCAACCTACGGAATTACTCTCTCCCAGAGAACTGTAGACAAGAAAAATCATGAGGCAGAAGTAATTCTGGATATGATTAAAGCTCTGAATCTGAGAAATGCAATCCTCACCTGGGATGCCATAAATACCAGACCATATACAGTAAAGGCTGTGGTTGATGCCAATGCCGACTTTCTGGTTTGTCTGAAAGACAATCAGGGTAATCTGATAGATGACGTAAAACCGGATTTCAATTCTTCGATATGGATAAATATCCAGGGGAATCTGTTTCGTCTACCATGGTCTTTGAGGCTCATGGCAGAAAGGAAGGCAAAGAGATTGCAATTCTTGATGCCAAGTACGCCCTCTCTAAGGAAATGCGCAAAAAGTGGCCTGATGTCAATTCTGTGA
- a CDS encoding oligosaccharide flippase family protein yields MYSRNKYLLKNIGVLALSSFSSRVLLFLLIPVYTSYLTTKEVGVYDLILSTVTILSPILTCNISSGVMRFFLDPSISKHDVSIVGFRYLLLGLFISFILILLCRKYSSVITDYSVYIFLFTFFFTVNHFLICFAKGLEAVSALAVASFFEASSLLLGSVVLLRYLNLALEGFFLAAIISKVISSVCLFTILRVYKFVKIKDIMGLNNVCTFNSIGPNHNSTNSLQWQMLSYSIPIIATYIGWWINSTAGRYLVAFFLGVGANGILSVAYKIPQIVNLFHTVFIQAWQITAIKEWDSDDSKVYYGKMFLLNSFVLNMVGAFTILFTSAICSLIFSSNFYNARFYIPFLIISVIINSVAGFLGPILSAKKNSKALAYSAFLGTVTNLFFAVIFIYFCGTQGACFAAVISSLSIYIVRKFAVESDIIIPHYWTLYVTWSLLMAEAFIEIYTDYIWVESLIVIIIIIVNNKEFSLVTKKGWDICNNLYHNLKKIE; encoded by the coding sequence ATGTATTCAAGAAACAAGTATTTATTAAAAAATATAGGGGTATTAGCTTTAAGTAGTTTTTCCTCAAGAGTATTACTTTTTTTACTGATTCCTGTTTATACATCATATCTAACTACAAAAGAAGTTGGAGTTTATGACCTTATTTTATCAACTGTAACTATATTAAGTCCCATATTAACCTGTAATATCTCAAGTGGAGTGATGCGTTTTTTTTTAGATCCTTCCATATCTAAACATGATGTGTCCATTGTTGGATTTAGATATCTTTTACTGGGGCTCTTTATTTCTTTTATACTAATTTTGTTATGCAGAAAATATAGTTCTGTTATAACAGACTATTCTGTATATATTTTTTTATTTACATTTTTTTTTACTGTAAACCATTTTCTTATTTGCTTTGCAAAAGGCTTAGAGGCTGTATCTGCTTTAGCTGTAGCAAGTTTTTTTGAAGCGTCTTCCTTATTGCTAGGTAGCGTTGTTCTATTGAGATATCTAAATCTTGCACTTGAAGGCTTTTTCTTGGCGGCTATTATTTCAAAAGTAATATCTTCTGTATGTTTATTTACAATTCTCAGGGTTTATAAGTTTGTTAAGATAAAAGATATAATGGGATTAAATAATGTTTGTACTTTTAATAGCATTGGACCAAATCATAATTCTACTAATTCTCTTCAATGGCAAATGCTCTCCTATTCTATCCCTATAATTGCAACTTATATAGGCTGGTGGATTAATTCAACTGCAGGAAGATATCTAGTTGCTTTTTTTTTAGGCGTAGGGGCAAATGGTATTTTATCCGTTGCTTATAAAATTCCTCAGATTGTTAATTTATTTCATACTGTTTTTATTCAAGCCTGGCAGATAACTGCTATAAAGGAATGGGATAGTGATGATAGTAAAGTTTATTATGGAAAAATGTTTTTGCTTAACAGTTTTGTTTTAAATATGGTTGGTGCTTTTACTATACTGTTTACATCAGCTATTTGTTCTCTTATTTTTTCCAGTAATTTTTATAACGCTAGATTTTATATTCCATTTCTTATTATAAGTGTCATTATTAATTCCGTAGCTGGTTTTTTGGGGCCTATTTTGTCTGCAAAAAAAAATTCAAAAGCATTAGCTTATTCTGCATTTTTGGGAACTGTTACAAATCTTTTCTTTGCTGTTATTTTTATTTATTTTTGTGGAACCCAGGGTGCCTGTTTTGCTGCAGTTATTTCTAGTTTATCAATTTATATTGTAAGAAAATTCGCTGTAGAATCTGACATTATTATCCCTCATTATTGGACATTATATGTTACATGGAGCCTATTGATGGCTGAAGCTTTTATCGAAATATATACAGATTATATTTGGGTAGAGAGCCTTATAGTTATTATTATAATTATTGTTAATAATAAAGAATTTTCTCTTGTGACAAAAAAAGGCTGGGATATTTGTAACAATTTATATCATAATCTAAAAAAGATTGAGTAA